One Saimiri boliviensis isolate mSaiBol1 chromosome 17, mSaiBol1.pri, whole genome shotgun sequence genomic window carries:
- the EIF4A3 gene encoding eukaryotic initiation factor 4A-III: MAATATMATSGSARKRLLKEEDMTKVEFETSEEVDVTPTFDTMGLREDLLRGIYAYGFEKPSAIQQRAIKQIIKGRDVIAQSQSGTGKTATFSISVLQCLDIQVRETQALILAPTRELAVQIQKGLLALGDYMNVQCHACIGGTNVGEDIRKLDYGQHVVAGTPGRVFDMIRRRSLRTRAIKMLVLDEADEMLNKGFKEQIYDVYRYLPPATQVVLISATLPHEILEMTNKFMTDPIRILVKRDELTLEGIKQFFVAVEREEWKFDTLCDLYDTLTITQAVIFCNTKRKVDWLTEKMREANFTVSSMHGDMPQKERESIMKEFRSGASRVLISTDVWARGLDVPQVSLIINYDLPNNRELYIHRIGRSGRYGRKGVAINFVKNDDIRILRDIEQYYSTQIDEMPMNVADLI, from the exons ATGGCGGCCACGGCCACGATGGCGACCTCGGGCTCGGCGCGGAAGCGGCTGCTCAAAGAGGAAGACATGACCAAGGTGGAATTCGAGACCAGCGAGGAGGTGGACGTGACCCCCACGTTCGACACCATGGGCCTGCGGGAGGACCTTCTGCGGGGCATCTACGCGTACG gTTTTGAAAAACCATCAGCGATCCAGCAACGAGCAATCAAGCAGATAATCAAAGGGAGAGACGTCATCGCACA GTCTCAGTCCGGCACAGGCAAAACCGCCACCTTCAGTATCTCGGTCCTCCAGTGTCTGGACATTCAG GTTCGTGAAACTCAAGCTTTGATCTTGGCTCCCACGAGAGAGTTAGCTGTGCAGATCCAGAAG GGCCTGCTCGCTCTCGGTGACTACATGAACGTCCAGTGCCACGCCTGCATTGGGGGCACCAACGTTGGGGAGGACATCAGGAAGCTGGATTACGGACAGCACGTTGTTGCGGGCACTCCAGGGCGTGTGTTTG ATATGATTCGTCGCAGAAGCTTGAGGACACGTGCTATCAAAATGTTGGTTTTGGATGAAGCTGATGAAATGTTGAATAAAG GTTTCAAAGAGCAGATTTACGACGTGTACAGGTACCTGCCTCCAGCCACACAGGTGGTGCTCATCAGTGCCACGCTGCCACACGAGATTCTGGAGATGACAAACAAGTTCATGACAGACCCAATCCGCATCCTGGTGAAACG TGATGAATTGACTCTGGAAGGCATCAAGCAGTTTTTCGTGGCAGTGGAGAGAGAAGAGTGGAAATTTGACACTCTGTGTGACCTTTATGACACACTGACCATCACTCAGGCGGTCATCTTCTGCAACACCAAAAGGAAG GTGGACTGGCTGACGGAGAAAATGAGAGAAGCCAACTTCACCGTGTCCTCGATGCACGGAGACATGCCCCAGAAAGAGCGGGAGTCCATCATGAAGGAGTTCCGGTCAGGCGCCAG CCGAGTGCTCATTTCTACAGACGTGTGGGCCAGGGGGTTGGATGTCCCTCAGGTGTCCCTCATCATTAACTACGATCTGCCCAATAACAGAGAACTGTACATACACAG AATTGGGAGATCAGGTCGGTACGGCCGCAAGGGTGTGGCcattaattttgtgaagaatgacgACATTCGCATCCTCAGAGACATCGAGCAGTACTATTCCACCCAGATCGATGAGATGCCGATGAACG TTGCTGATCTGATCTGA